GCAGGGATGGAGGGACCTTGCTCCAACAGATGGGGAGCTTAGGGGGGCCTGTGGCCAGTTTGCACACTCCTGGGGAGGTCTGGAACTCTCTGATGAGCTGGTGTGTTCTCAGAGGACTCGGGAAGCTTCAGCTTGGAGTTTCCTGCTGCAGTCATATCCACAGTCACCCATGGGACAGCTGGTCACAATTACCATGGCCAAGAGGGAGCCCTCAACATCTCACCCACCGTCCCCTACCCCAGCGGTCAGAGATGTTTCAGAGCCCCCcagaattacaaaattaaatacatggaGGTGTTAGGAAAGCATTGCATCGGTGGCTCTCAAATGTATACTCAGAAAACAGACTCAAGCTGGCTTTTATATGGACATTGGCTGTGAAATCCTAAAGAAGGGCTGAAGAGCATCACCGGGGAGGTGTAACGTGGCATCACCAAGCTGCGCATCCGGAGACATCCCTACCCCACATTCCAGCATCGAACATGCCTTGGCAGCCTTTGGGAGCGTGAAGCGGCTGGGTGTGGGGCttcccccatccctgccacccGTCCGTGGTGGGCAGCACTCACTGGCATCCTGAAAAATGCCCCAACCACCTGGCAGGAGCGATAGCAAAGGCTGATTCCCCGTGGTGGTGGGAAATGTCTCTGAGGATTAATTACCCTCATCATCAGAGGTGCTTTCTGCCACCCTAATTGGAACCTGCCCCGCCTGGCCTGAGTGCAGGCTCCTGGGGACGGGACACCCACAGgatggggctgctgcaggggtaGCAGGAGCCACTCCATGTCATGGCACAACCCTGGGCTGCTCCAGTCCTTCCCGAAAACTTCAATCTAGAGAGAGTTGTCAGCCTCTGGCTCCTCCTGCAGGTGCTCTGGAGTGGGACATCTCCAGCCAGGAGAGGAGCGTGGCCAGGAGCCCCGGGGAAGCCGGTGCCAGAGACGTGTCTGCGTGGGGTAGGGTATTGGCATCCCCTTTTCTTCCTACTGCTCATTCTCCTCCTCTCTATCCCCTCAGATTTGGACATGGCCAGGGAACCCAAGCCAAGCCGGGCCAGGCTGGGCCAGAAGCGGCAGCATGGCAGCAGCCTGTACCAGTGAGTGCCAGCgcgtggggcaggggctgcgccAGGGGGCGGCTCAGGCTGGGGACTGTCCCATGCCTGgctcctcttctccctgctctccATCACTTGCACCTCTGACTAttccagctgcctgcccacagcATCCATGGGATGTCCGTGCCCCATGCTGATGGCATTGCCTGGCTGCACTGGTGGTGGCTGGCTTCTTGCTGGCTCCCCTCGATGGGGTGTGGAGATCCCCTGCCCCATCCGAATGTGCTGGGAGaagagcagagccctgcagtCCCCATGCCTGTTACAGATGTCGATGTTGGTTGCAGTTCTGGCCTTTGAATATTGTTTCTTGGGGGACTGGCGCCCCTGCAGAGGCACACCGGGGCGGGGATGGTCCTGACAGTGGCAGTAGTTGACGGTGACGGTGGCACCAATGGTAGCAGAAGAGCGGGTTCCCATCCCTGGGTGCTTTTGGCTCACTAGCTCAGCAGGCGTGTAGCGAAGAGGGGATACGAGCCAGGCTCCGTCTGTCTCGTTAGAGAGCTTTTTGCGAACGCCCTGATTGAACTAATTGCTCTGCCCGTTGCCATGGTGCCGGAGGGATGCAgcgctggcagggcagggactgCTGGCCCCCTCGGGCTGCTGGAGTGTGGCAGTCGCGGCTTTTGCTCTTCCCGGGGGATGCTCTGAGCAAAGAGCTGAGCCAGGAAAACCCTTGCTGTGTCCCTAGCTGGGTGCCAGACCCCAAGAGCAGGTCTCCTGCAGTGCCACCAGTGCTCGCACAATGCGGGgagggctgcagcatccctgtctCTTTTGGTATGGGCTCCAGGCAGCACCAGCTGTTGGagctggcaccttccccgtgcCTGTGCGTGGGCTGGGACTCGCCTCTGGCTGCCTATTCCCCTCTTCCCCAAGGCAGGTTTGACCTTCCTCCCTGGGTGACAGGCAGGAGGTGGGGACATGAAGGACTCGCTGTCCTGGTCACAGTGACGGATGGAAACTGGGAAGGCAGCAAGGCTGGGCCAAAAGCTCCCAAAATAACCTCAGATGCAAAGAACAGGAGCAGATGGGTCCTGGCACCCCTGGGCTGACAGCTCACCCTTACCAGGAGGGCTGGCACTTGCGTGCTGTGTCCCGTGCAGATTATTCTTGAATAAggcagggtggcagcagggctgggggtgccttTGCCCCCTGACAGACTTCAGGCTGCCTTTGGGGCTGGCAAGCCTGGCTTAGGCTTGGTGCCCCAGGCAGGGCGGTCCAGGTTGCCCATTAGCCCCCCCAGAAGACCTCCAGCTCTCCCTGAGCTCCAGCATCCGTCCTGGGGTGACAAGCTCATCTGCAGCAAAATCTGGAGCCTTAGGGGTCCTTTTCCTGGTCCCCCCATTTCTGGCAGCATGGCTAGGGAAGTCTCCCCACTCCCAGTGATGCTCTGATCACAGCTTTGTCTCCCCTCGGGTTAGGCTTAATCCTACACTCCCTGACTCTGCAAGAGCTGAAGCAGCAAAATGAGCTTCAGcatctttcctcctcctcctcctcctcctcctcccccctgcTCCTGGTCCACGGCGCATGATTTATTACTGGCACGTCGGCTGCCCGCATTGGAGGCGATCCGTTGACAGATCGCTTCTTAATTTGGAGCCAAGCGAGCCAGCAGCATGCGTGTGGAGCCAGGGACCATAAAATTTAACATCAGAGTGTTCTAAATGCGGTTTCCCAAGAGCAGAACCTGCTGATGCTGCCCCGGGGCTCTCTCCAACCCCCCCAACACCCTTTATTGCCTCCAGGGTAAACCCCTGCCAGGGCACTGCCACCTCCCCGAGCATGCTGTGGCCCATCAGCTTATGTGGTACCCTCTGGGGTGcctccagctccctggggatggAGGCTGAGTGGGgggccctgccctgctgtgcccagaGGTGGCAGCTCCATGGCCCTTGTAGTGACTTGctctcctctcttcccctcctgcagcagtaACTGCGACCTGGACTACGATCTCTACAGGGACAACTTCCCGTATCGGTGAGCGCGGCATCCCAGGAGTGGGAGGCACTGGGCACGCCTGGGTTTGGTGTGCAATGGTGTTTCTGCTGAAGGTGGAAAGCAGGGTGTCCCTGGGCATCTGTCCTCCCGCCTCCAAGAGAGGCTTGGCGATGTTTGCTCCCTTCAAGGAGCACATATACCACAGCTTCCCCGGGCTGGGGACCTTGGGGAGGGGGTACATGGGGCAGGGACAGCGTGTGGACTGCACAGTGTCCATGGTGGGGGTCCTTCACCGCAGAGGGAACCCGAGAGATGCTGtcttgcctggcaggggctgctgctgcacctccAAGGTTGGGCTCATGCCACTCTGCTCTTGTGCCCTTGCAGGGTGTACGAGTACCAGAAGATCCCCCCCCTCATTAACCGCATCCCGGTCAAGGCCAGACGAACTCACGTGGGAGCAGGAGGCAAAAGCAGCCCgagcccccagcctggggcGAGGAGCAGCACTAGCTCCACAGTGGGACGGACAAAGTGTGAGTGCGATGGGGCTGGCAGGATGAGGAGGCTTGGCCCTCGCATCTCAGTATTAGAGCAGTGCACCCGGTGCCTGGAGGTCCCACTCAGCGCTGACTCTGTTGCTGCCAGTCCCTGGCTCCAGCAGACACAGCCCTGACTGCACTGGGCTGGTGGCTGTCCCCTGGACCTGTCCCTGTTCCCCAGGGATGCCCAGTGGGGAGGATGCTCTGGAGAGGAGCATCTGGGTGGGATCCTCACGGCAGCTCTCCCCGCAGTGCGGGCCGAAGAGCTGCACTCCATCAAGGGGGAGCTGAGCCAGATCAAGGCGCAGGTGGACAGTCTGCTGGAGAGTCTGGATCGCATGGACCAGCGGAGGGAGCGTCTCGCGGGTGAGGAGATGGGCCATAGACCCTCTGACACCCACCCGtctgtgctgggcagcctgcGGGCACACACGAGCCTGGACCCCGCGCTGGGTGTACAGGGTCCCTCTCTGCCTGcccaggagggagctgggcaaATTCCCCCGGGCGTCCTGCCCCTTCGGCACGAGGGGGCCGTGCGGGGACAGGGCTGATGTTCGCATGGGCACCCCAAAGTTCTGCTCTCTCTGTCCTTGCAGGGTCCAAGGAGAGTGAGAAGAAGAGGGTAGAGACAGGGGCAGAGTCGCCGTCTCCAGCAGGAGAGGGGTCACGGGAGCCCCGGGGAAAGGAGGGGACAGGAGCTGACGGGCACAGTGACCTGCGCAACATTGACAGTGCTGAGGAGAGCACAGACACGGAGGAGACGGTAGGAGGAGGGCTAGATCCTGTGCCAGGCCCACTGCTTTTCTAGAATTCTCCCCTGCTTGCTGCCCGCATGGGTCCTGACAGAGGATgcccagagcagagatgctTCATCAGGGTCCCCAAACCCATCCCAGCTGTGTGCCAGGGCCACAACTGCCCGTGCCTCTGGgacagcccccagcaccctgcagcaaaCCCCTggccatgcacaactccagcagcacaggctgcacaaAGATCCTTAGAGTAGAAATACCTTTTATCAAAGCCGCTGCTCCCACACCTGCATCCCCCAGCTGGGTGCAGGACCTCAGGGGTCCCCAGGccgggcagggtgctgggtttGATCCTGCTGCTGGGGCGCATCAGAGGATGGCCATGCTGTGTTTCTCCTTGCAGATGAAAAACCACATGTCAGACCCTGAGGGGAGCCAGTAGATGGACTGGGGTGCCGCAGCCTCCCTGTGTGGCCAGCCCTTTCCGTCTTGTGTTCGTATTTCTTTTGAGGCTTCCAGCGAGTGCCACGCGCAACGCGAGGTGCCCGCTCTCAGCACGGCCAACCCCTGCAGCCGGCAGCCCCGCATCCCACCCCTGCGAGACACCGGCCAGCCGTGGCGAGAGGTCTTTGTGTTCGAGTGcgcttgttttctttttcctcctgttttcagACCTAGGGATAAGCAGATGTGGccagaggagggaggggaggagcaaaaaaaaccacccaaaaggACCATCTCCCAAAGGAGCATCCCAAATCCTGGCTGCCTTGCCTGCCAGCATCCCCTCACTCacagggtgctgtggggctcTGAGAAAGCACCCCAGGGCTCCCAGCCCCTATGGCAGAGGTTGCACCCCAACGTGCCCTTCCGTGGAAGCCCACCCTTCAGACCCCCCCAAGGAACTGGCCCAGCAaggtgcagcaggcagggctaaGCCCAGGCTGGCTTTCGGAGCCACTCAGCATCCCACCACAATGCCACAGGAAGGAGGGACCACCCTGAGACAGTTCCAGGAGACTTTTGCAGGATTTTGGGATGGTGCTAAACCCGGCTCCGACACCAGCTGCAGGACCAGCAGCAAGGTGATGCAAACCCGATTGCTCCCGGTTGCCCCTGCTCCCAAATGGGTTTCCTTACTGGTTTACTGCAGGCTGTTCTTGGCCAGGGATCGCGTTTGCAGTCAGCAGGACTCCTGTGAGCAGCTTTGCCAGGGCTCCTTGCCTGTGCCCAAGGAATCATAGTTGTCCCccccctgtgctccccagcGTTGCATTTTCATTCAGTGTCCTTCATTTCTAGGTTGTCCTTCTCTCGCTGGTAGGAActtgttctgtatttctaattTGCTCTGGTAAAAGAGTGTATTGTGTcggaaagaaaaataatttgtatttcttttctctggttATTTGACTCCAATGCAGTTTTTAACTGTTTGAAGCACACATGCAATTTTTGTACCCAATTTTGCATGCTGCCCAACAGCCCCAGGCCCTGGGGGCTTTCTAGGATGCTGccttccccacagcccagcccagaggcaggaggagcacagctctgccctgttTCTGAATGGAAATATTACTCACCGCCTTTACCCAGAATATTTCCCATCAGCCCGGCAcagtgcagctgggcaggcaggaccAGCTCCTCTCCATCCCCAGGAACAACAACCCCAAGGCAGCGTCCagccccccacacacacctcaAGGAAGGGCAGCGGGAACGGAGGGAGGTGACCCCAACGCCTGACAGCTGGTCACCGCCACTGCATCCTACCTCcacctgcagctggcagaggccCCAGCAGAGCCACACGGGAAGACTCACAAGAAAAAACtgatttattataaaaaaaccccaacaaaatccaacaacaaaacccatcTCTGCCACCCTGAACCACTGTCTGGGCACGAGGTCCACGTACCGTCTGTGCCACAGTGTGGCTCCTGCCCACTGCTGCCGGGACC
The Falco biarmicus isolate bFalBia1 chromosome 15, bFalBia1.pri, whole genome shotgun sequence DNA segment above includes these coding regions:
- the LOC130159329 gene encoding RNA-binding Raly-like protein isoform X1; protein product: MTLFGSGDAGWRYLDMAREPKPSRARLGQKRQHGSSLYHSNCDLDYDLYRDNFPYRVYEYQKIPPLINRIPVKARRTHVGAGGKSSPSPQPGARSSTSSTVGRTKLRAEELHSIKGELSQIKAQVDSLLESLDRMDQRRERLAGSKESEKKRVETGAESPSPAGEGSREPRGKEGTGADGHSDLRNIDSAEESTDTEETVGGGLDPVPGPLLF
- the LOC130159329 gene encoding RNA-binding Raly-like protein isoform X2, whose protein sequence is MTLFGSGDAGWRYLDMAREPKPSRARLGQKRQHGSSLYHSNCDLDYDLYRDNFPYRVYEYQKIPPLINRIPVKARRTHVGAGGKSSPSPQPGARSSTSSTVGRTKLRAEELHSIKGELSQIKAQVDSLLESLDRMDQRRERLAGSKESEKKRVETGAESPSPAGEGSREPRGKEGTGADGHSDLRNIDSAEESTDTEETMKNHMSDPEGSQ